TTACCAAAAACTTGTTCTACAGTTTCTTTACGACCTGCAAAACTAATTGCATAACCACCAAATGCTGGTTTTTTGGACTTGCTTGATGATTTTGCTGCAGTTTTTGATTTTTTACTAGTGCTTTTAGTTGTAGTATTCTTTTTTGTAGCTTTCTTTTTTGCTGCCAATTTCTTATTATATTTTAAATTAAGTATAAGAACTTACACTTTTGTATAATGCAAAATGAGGTAATTTTCAAGTTTTTTTATTGTATTTAATCTGAGTCTAGGGGATTTTTTGATTTTATCAAAACCTTTTCCTTGAACAAATGTGATTGCATCAGTTCCTCCAATAATAAATGGAGAAATAGCAATCAAAATTTCATCAAATAGATCATCATAAATAAATTGCCAGTTAACAGTACCACCGCCTTCTACCAAAATATTTTTAATTTTTCTTTTACTTAGACGATTCATTAAAGATTTTATGTTCACTGAGTTTTCACCAGTCATTATAATTTCAACTGGAAATTTTTTTAATTTTTTTAAATTTGATTTACTAATTTTTTTTGAAACAGCAATAATAGTTGGAATTTTATTAGATGTTTGTAAAATTTTTGAATTAATGTTAATTGTTCCTCTTGAATCTAAAATTATTCTTATAGGATTTTTTCCCTTTACGTATCTTACTGTAAGCAGTGGATCATCTCTTTGAACTGTATTTTTTCCTACAAGAATTGCATCAACTTTTGAACGAAGTTTATGAATTCTTATTTTATCTTTTTTCGAAGATAGTTTTGAATCCCCGAATCGTGTAGCAATTTTTCCATCAATAGAAATGGCTGCACTTAAAATTACATGGGGTCTAGATTTTTCCATGAACTATTTTACCTCCAATCATCACAGCACGAATATTAGATTCGGATGCTCTATGAACTATAGATGCGTGAATATTATGCATTGGCTCTAAGTCTAATGAATGTTTGTTGATAAAAATACCATCCGCAAGTTTACCAATTTCAATTACTCCAATATCTTTATTCAAAATTTTTCCACCATTCACAGTAGCCATTTTTAAAATTTCTTTTGGCTCTATTCTTTTTTTATGAATACCCATTGTTACTTTCCACAAATAATCCATCTCTCTAAACATATCTGGTGAATTAATCATCACATTATCAGTACCTAATCCTATAGTACAACCAACTTTTTTCATTAACTCAATATCAGGAATTCCTTCAGCAAGTGCAGCGTTTGCTCTTGGGCAAATTACTATTCCAGAAGTTTTTTTTGATGCAGAGCGCAGATCATTTAATGATGCATGTGTCATATGTACCAAAAAATGGGGTTTCATTGTAAGTGCACGTGTGGTTTCAGATATTCCGGTAATCTTTTTGGATTTAGAAACACTTTGTTTTGTTTCAGATGAATGAATAGCACGAAGTTTAGGCGTGGAAGAGTAGTAATTTAGTACAGACAAGCTGTTTTCATTTGCTCCACTCACTCCAATTCCATCACATTTTTTTAATAATTCTATAAGCTCATTCATTTTAGTTTTGGGCATAGGTTTGTTTTTTTTTATTTCAGATGTTCCTTGATAGAATTCTAATCTACCAAGAATAATTCCACGTATTTGTAATTTAGATAGAATTTGTTTTAGTAGTAAAACACCTTCAAATCCACCTTCTCGAAAATCTACAAAAGTTGTAATTCCTTTATTTATCATAGACTGACAGGAATATTTCATAAAACTTGCTAGATGATTTTTTTCAGTATTTTTTAGAATTAATGGTTTTACACCAGACACAGGATGAATTCTTTTGTCAACAGAACTATTTAGAACAACATCTTTTCCTATAGAATCGCCTATATGAGTATGACAGTTTACAAATCCTGGAATTAACAGTAAACCTTCACAATCAAACGATTCATCGTTTGTTTTCTCTTCAATATTAGATTTTATTTGTTTAAATCTTGAATCTTGTATTTTTATATCGATTTTTGGAACAAAATCTAATTCTTTACCTAATAGAACACTGACATTTTTGATTAGCATGATAATTCATACACAGTTGGTTTTTCTTTTCCTGAATCTCTAATTTCTCTTATTGTATCAAGAGATTTTGTTGCAAGTTTTACAGCATCTCTAGCATTTTTGGCATTACCTATTCCACAATTCAAAGTAATATTATCTTCATTTTTAATTAATGCAATGAAATCTTTAACGGATTGTTTAGCTTCATCGTTTGCAACAACCATAAAATTATCTCCACCCATAAAAAATGTGAGAGAATTTTTTTGTAGAAAAAATTTTGACATTTTTGCATATAGACTAAAAATTATGGAAGTAGTTTCATAAGGAGAAATTATTTTTCTTTTTGATGTAAGATTCTCTACATCAAAATGCATTATGGATACTTTGTTATCAGAATGACCATTAATAAATCCAAAAATTGAAAATTCCTTGTTTAGAAAGATCTCATTTTTTTTACCTTCATATGCTTTCAGATTTGCAGCAAATGGGGAATCAGCATAACCAATAGACATGGATAATCGTATATCAAAAGAATTTTCAAGATTTTTCTGAATTTCAATATGATCCTCCAGTGTTAATCCATTAGAAACTGCAAAAAATTCATCCGCTCTATTTAAAAAAACAAGACAATTTTTTTCTGAGAACAATTTTTGAATTTCTTGATATAAGGATGCCTGAAGCATTTGAAGTGCATGTTCCCTGTCACTACCAAGAGTTAGAGTCCATGGACCATATCCACTAATCTTCAATATACTAAGTTGAATCATTTTTGAATCCTTTTTAATTCATTGAAGATTTTTACAACTGATTCCACTGCACGTTCTGCTACTGGTCGAATTCTGGCATATGCATGCCTATCCTGCATTCCAGGCCCAGTTATTCCTAAAGACACAGGTTTTTGATATTTAATAGACAATGCTGTAAGCGCATTTGCCGTAGAATGTGCAATTACTTCATCATGTTTAGTTTGTCCTTTAATTATTGCACCAAGAGTAACTACTCCATCAACATCATTTTTTTGTAACAGTGCGTCAATAACTATAGGCATATCAAATGCACCTGGAACTTTACAAATATAATTTATTTTTAATTTCATTTTTTTTACTTTTTCCTCTGCAACAGAAAGCATCCTAAACGTCACCTCTTCATTGAATTCCGAAACCACTATTGCAATATTCAAAATTAATGCACCTTAGCAAATTCTAATAATTCTTTTCCATCAATTAATGGAATTGCATTTTGTTTTGCATATTTTTCTGCCTTATCAACAGATAAAGCAGTATAGGTTTGAGCATCCATCATTTCACAAATTGCAGTAACTGGAGTTAATCCTGCAATTTTACTAAGGTATACAGACATTTCGGTATGACCTTGTCTTTTTGATAATAATCCTTCTGAGGCAATTAATAATGGAACATGACCAGGTGTTTTAAAAGAAGAAACAAATTTTTTCTTTTTGTTTTCTACCTTGAAAATATTTGCCATTTCTCTTATTGTCAATGATCTGTCTTTGTCTGTTATACCAGTATAAGTTTGATAATGATTAACTGAAATTGAAAATGTTGGATGATCACCATATGGAGCAAGTCCCATGATCATTTCTTTATTAGAAATTGTGGAGTTTGCTAAAATTTCATGCATGTATCGTAATTCTAGAGAATTTGCAAAATTATGCTCAATTGCAATACATAAAAGTCCACCTGCATGTTGTCGCATCCTTGCAACATGTTCTGGAGTTACAAATTCTGCAGCAACTACCATATCTATTTCATTTTCTCTTCCTGCAGAATCAAATAATAATACAAACTCACCACGTTTTAATGATTCAATCCCAGATTCAAGAGACATATGCAAAAATCAACAATAAACTGATTATAAAGTTTACTAAAAAATTGGTAATTACCATAAAAATGGTATTATAACAATTTTATTTTAAAATGTATTTACCCAGTATATCTGTCTCAATGTTAATCTTATCACCAACATTTTTAATTTTAAAATTAGTCTTTTCCATTGTATGAGGAATTAGACATACTGAAGCAAGATTATTTTTAATATCTACTACGGTTAGACTAATTCCATCTATTGCAATTGAACCTTTTTTCACAACATATTTTGTCAAGTTTTTTGGAATTTCAAACCAAACTTGAACTTCTTTAGG
Above is a genomic segment from Nitrosarchaeum sp. containing:
- the ribB gene encoding 3,4-dihydroxy-2-butanone-4-phosphate synthase is translated as MSLESGIESLKRGEFVLLFDSAGRENEIDMVVAAEFVTPEHVARMRQHAGGLLCIAIEHNFANSLELRYMHEILANSTISNKEMIMGLAPYGDHPTFSISVNHYQTYTGITDKDRSLTIREMANIFKVENKKKKFVSSFKTPGHVPLLIASEGLLSKRQGHTEMSVYLSKIAGLTPVTAICEMMDAQTYTALSVDKAEKYAKQNAIPLIDGKELLEFAKVH
- a CDS encoding GTP cyclohydrolase IIa produces the protein MIQLSILKISGYGPWTLTLGSDREHALQMLQASLYQEIQKLFSEKNCLVFLNRADEFFAVSNGLTLEDHIEIQKNLENSFDIRLSMSIGYADSPFAANLKAYEGKKNEIFLNKEFSIFGFINGHSDNKVSIMHFDVENLTSKRKIISPYETTSIIFSLYAKMSKFFLQKNSLTFFMGGDNFMVVANDEAKQSVKDFIALIKNEDNITLNCGIGNAKNARDAVKLATKSLDTIREIRDSGKEKPTVYELSC
- a CDS encoding amidohydrolase family protein, producing MLIKNVSVLLGKELDFVPKIDIKIQDSRFKQIKSNIEEKTNDESFDCEGLLLIPGFVNCHTHIGDSIGKDVVLNSSVDKRIHPVSGVKPLILKNTEKNHLASFMKYSCQSMINKGITTFVDFREGGFEGVLLLKQILSKLQIRGIILGRLEFYQGTSEIKKNKPMPKTKMNELIELLKKCDGIGVSGANENSLSVLNYYSSTPKLRAIHSSETKQSVSKSKKITGISETTRALTMKPHFLVHMTHASLNDLRSASKKTSGIVICPRANAALAEGIPDIELMKKVGCTIGLGTDNVMINSPDMFREMDYLWKVTMGIHKKRIEPKEILKMATVNGGKILNKDIGVIEIGKLADGIFINKHSLDLEPMHNIHASIVHRASESNIRAVMIGGKIVHGKI
- a CDS encoding 2,5-diamino-6-(ribosylamino)-4(3H)-pyrimidinone 5'-phosphate reductase; its protein translation is MEKSRPHVILSAAISIDGKIATRFGDSKLSSKKDKIRIHKLRSKVDAILVGKNTVQRDDPLLTVRYVKGKNPIRIILDSRGTININSKILQTSNKIPTIIAVSKKISKSNLKKLKKFPVEIIMTGENSVNIKSLMNRLSKRKIKNILVEGGGTVNWQFIYDDLFDEILIAISPFIIGGTDAITFVQGKGFDKIKKSPRLRLNTIKKLENYLILHYTKV
- the ribH gene encoding 6,7-dimethyl-8-ribityllumazine synthase, coding for MNIAIVVSEFNEEVTFRMLSVAEEKVKKMKLKINYICKVPGAFDMPIVIDALLQKNDVDGVVTLGAIIKGQTKHDEVIAHSTANALTALSIKYQKPVSLGITGPGMQDRHAYARIRPVAERAVESVVKIFNELKRIQK